CACCATTGATGGTTCCATTCGACTTGGGCAGTAAAGGCTTTTTCAAATGCCAGGTCACACACGGCATCCCGGTTGGCATAGAAGTTCAGCACTCCATCAAAGCCAATTGATTTTTCCGACATCACAAAGGTTCCGGGTTTTAACTCGGGTTGTACAGCTCCTGATGTTCCAATCCGGACAAATGTCAACTGACGAAATTCAGGTTTTTCCGTACGTGTTTCCAAATCGATATTTGCCAGCGCATCCAGTTCGTTGACAACAATATCGATATTATCCGTACCAATTCCGGTACCTACTACGGTTAGCCTCTTTCCTTTGTATTTTCCGGTTGCGGTGTGAAATTCACGATTAGAGACTTTGCATTCAATTTCATCGAAATAGGAAGCGATCATTTCCACGCGGTCAGGATCTCCCACTAAAATGACTTTGTCGGCCAGAAATTCGGGCTTGAGATGCAGATGGAATATGGAACCGTCATTGTTGATCAGAAGTTCGGAAGGCGGAAAAGTTTTCATAAGCGTATATAATTAATGAACATTCATTCTGTCTGAGTTGACTCTGACAGGACGTTCAGGGCTGCAAATGTACAATAATGTTGCTAACATTGTAACGCTATTGCCTGCATTCAAGGGCATTTTTTCTCCCGAAGCTGATCAATGGCTTTCCGTACAAATGGGAAACGATCGTAATCGCGATGAATGATAGTGTTATTAAAAATAATGATATCCAGATCAATAGGTACAATACCCATTGCTTTCATGGCAGGCAGGCGCCCGGTCTGTAGTTCTAATTTTTTGAGCAAAGCAGAGACTGATGCAAGTGGGAAATCAGACGTAAAGCGTCCGGCTCCATTGTAAAAAGGACTTTGGTAGTGGCTTCCGATGGCTTCGGTTTGCTCGAAGGCAGAAAAGCAGACCTCCTTAAATGCTTTTATCAGGAGTGCTTTTACAGTCTCAATATGCTGCAACGGTTCGTGATTTGAACTGATGGAAATGATATATTCATTGGCATCCATAATCCAAAGTATTTTACAGGCGTTTGATTATTTTGGTGCCTTCCTGATGTTGGTTTTAATGTTGGGTAGGAAGACGGCAAACATCCCCAGCAAAGGCAGGAAGCTACAAATTTCGTACACCGTATTAATACTGAATGCATCGGCGACATTTCCCAACACAGCTGCTCCCAGTCCACCCATGCCAAAAGAGAATCCATAGAAAAGCCCTGACATCATACCAAATTTACCGGGAATTAGTTCCTGCGCAAAAACCAGAATTGCCGGAAATGCCGAAGCCAGAATCAATCCGATCAGAATGGTCAGGATGCCTGTCCAAAAAAGACTGTTTATGTGAGGAAGTATTAAGGTGAACGGAGCTACTCCTACAATCGAAAACCAGATGATACGTTTTCTGCCAATACGATCACCTAACGGACCACCTATCAGTGTGCCGAGGGCGAATGAAGCCAAAAAGAGGAAAAGCATATACTGGGCATGTTGTGTGTCGATATGAAACTTCTGAATCAAATAGAACATGTAAAAAGTATTCAGACTGCTCAGATAGAAGTTTTTAGAGAAAACCAGTACTAACAGAATGATAACTGTTAGAATGATTTTCCGGCGTGAATAGTGTTCGTCTTTTGGTGTTTCATGCTGGCTTTTCTGAAAATGAGATATCCGTCCGCGATACCAGAAGCTGACTTGTAACAGCACGATCATTGCAAGAAACGCCATCGGAGAAAACCAGCTTACACTTTTAAGATGATGGGGAATGACGATCCATGCGGCAAGCAGAGGCCCAATGGCGGCACCGGAGTTACCACCGACCTGAAAGATAGATTGCGCCAGTCCGAAGCGTCCCCCTGATGCGATACGGGCAACACGTGCTGCTTCGGGATGGAAAATAGATGAACCCATGCCTACTGTCATTGCAGCCAGCAAGAGAAACGGATAGCTTGGAGCCCATGCCAACAGCAGGATTCCTGCGAGCGTGCATGTCATACCAAAAACCAAAGAAAAAGGTTTTGGATGTTTGTCCGTATAGATACCTACCAGCGGTTGTAACATAGATGCCGTGAGCTGATAGGCGAGAGTAATCATACCAACCTGTGCGAAGTTGAGATCGAAATTACTTTTCAACATGGGATATACAGCCAGAATCAATGACTGCATCATGTCATTCAGAAAATGGGAAAAACTGGTGGATATTAATATGTTATACGTCGGTCTGACAACAGAATCGAGTTTTTTCTTCATGGGTTTTTATCCAAATATCGTTTTGTTTTTAAGCCCGCAAAGGTACAATCTGGTTTGCCATTGTAGCATTTCCGGTAAATCTGTTTTACTTTTTTATTGTCATTTGCGTAAATTCTGAAAAATATTTTCAGTCAG
The sequence above is drawn from the Microbacter margulisiae genome and encodes:
- a CDS encoding nucleoside phosphorylase yields the protein MKTFPPSELLINNDGSIFHLHLKPEFLADKVILVGDPDRVEMIASYFDEIECKVSNREFHTATGKYKGKRLTVVGTGIGTDNIDIVVNELDALANIDLETRTEKPEFRQLTFVRIGTSGAVQPELKPGTFVMSEKSIGFDGVLNFYANRDAVCDLAFEKAFTAQVEWNHQWCAPYVIDNDPELVERIGQDDMVKGVTISANGFYGPQGRELRLSLAHPSLNDKVEAFRYDRFKITNYEMEGSAIAGLSRLMGHKALTVCCIIANRRVHDAFVNYKEAIQTLVEKVLERI
- a CDS encoding 2-amino-4-hydroxy-6-hydroxymethyldihydropteridine diphosphokinase, producing MDANEYIISISSNHEPLQHIETVKALLIKAFKEVCFSAFEQTEAIGSHYQSPFYNGAGRFTSDFPLASVSALLKKLELQTGRLPAMKAMGIVPIDLDIIIFNNTIIHRDYDRFPFVRKAIDQLREKKCP
- a CDS encoding MFS transporter, which codes for MKKKLDSVVRPTYNILISTSFSHFLNDMMQSLILAVYPMLKSNFDLNFAQVGMITLAYQLTASMLQPLVGIYTDKHPKPFSLVFGMTCTLAGILLLAWAPSYPFLLLAAMTVGMGSSIFHPEAARVARIASGGRFGLAQSIFQVGGNSGAAIGPLLAAWIVIPHHLKSVSWFSPMAFLAMIVLLQVSFWYRGRISHFQKSQHETPKDEHYSRRKIILTVIILLVLVFSKNFYLSSLNTFYMFYLIQKFHIDTQHAQYMLFLFLASFALGTLIGGPLGDRIGRKRIIWFSIVGVAPFTLILPHINSLFWTGILTILIGLILASAFPAILVFAQELIPGKFGMMSGLFYGFSFGMGGLGAAVLGNVADAFSINTVYEICSFLPLLGMFAVFLPNIKTNIRKAPK